One window of Arthrobacter oryzae genomic DNA carries:
- a CDS encoding RecQ family ATP-dependent DNA helicase — MAEAPAPAVPTDTTEVSPDPDAGLRQLAADTFGLPRLRAGQLAGMRALVAGRDVLAVMPTGYGKSAIYQVAALQLHRNGARRGPAVVVSPLIALQEDQLDGLLQTLGGTAAVAINSGHSDTENHHAWEAAERGEAVFVFLAPEQLAKADTVERLAALDVQLFVVDEAHCVSSWGHDFRPDYLRLGEVREQLGNPPVVGLTATASPPVREEIQQRLHMVDPLVLVHGFDRPNIRLEIIRHHTDKDKRRAVVKQVAELKGPGLLYAATRKDTEAYAAKLSALGLRAAAYHAGRKQRERDRVHQQFLDDELDVVVATTAFGMGIDKPNVRFVIHADIPDSLDSYYQEIGRSGRDGQPASAVLHYRSEDLGLRTFFGTHTPDEESLLAVLQALRDAGGPVKQKALAEQTGFSPRRLTGLLNQLQETRAVKAGKRGIRLEADAKLPAVVERAVEHAAARQRVDRSRIEMMRGYAETDACRRQFLLGYFGEDLPEPCGNCDTCTDGSAYEEDYDDAAAAAAGGDPFPLQAAVVHKEWGPGLVMRHEEDVITVLFENEGYKTLSRRAVADGKLLTLAT; from the coding sequence ATGGCCGAGGCCCCTGCCCCCGCAGTCCCCACCGACACCACTGAGGTCAGCCCGGATCCCGACGCCGGCCTCCGCCAACTCGCGGCGGACACCTTCGGACTCCCCCGCCTCCGCGCCGGGCAGCTGGCCGGAATGCGCGCCCTCGTCGCCGGCCGGGACGTCCTCGCCGTGATGCCCACCGGCTACGGCAAGTCAGCGATCTACCAGGTGGCCGCGCTGCAGCTGCACCGGAACGGCGCACGGCGCGGTCCCGCCGTCGTGGTTTCCCCGTTGATCGCCCTGCAGGAGGACCAGCTGGACGGCCTTCTGCAAACGCTCGGCGGGACTGCCGCCGTCGCCATCAACTCCGGCCACAGCGATACCGAAAACCACCATGCCTGGGAAGCCGCCGAGCGCGGCGAGGCCGTTTTCGTCTTCCTCGCCCCCGAACAGCTCGCGAAGGCCGACACCGTGGAACGGCTTGCCGCACTGGACGTCCAGCTGTTCGTGGTGGACGAGGCACACTGCGTGTCCTCCTGGGGCCACGACTTCCGCCCCGACTACCTGCGCCTCGGCGAGGTCCGCGAGCAGCTGGGCAATCCGCCCGTCGTCGGCCTCACCGCCACCGCTTCTCCCCCGGTGCGCGAGGAAATCCAGCAGCGCCTGCACATGGTGGACCCGCTGGTACTGGTGCACGGCTTCGACCGGCCCAACATCCGGCTGGAGATCATCCGCCACCATACGGACAAGGACAAGCGCCGAGCCGTGGTCAAACAGGTGGCCGAGCTCAAGGGCCCCGGCCTGCTGTACGCCGCCACCCGCAAGGACACCGAGGCCTACGCCGCCAAGCTCAGCGCCCTGGGCCTGCGCGCCGCGGCGTACCACGCGGGCCGGAAGCAGCGCGAGCGGGACCGCGTCCACCAGCAGTTCCTCGACGATGAACTCGACGTGGTGGTGGCGACCACCGCCTTCGGCATGGGCATCGACAAACCCAACGTCCGCTTCGTCATCCACGCGGACATCCCCGATTCGCTGGACAGCTACTACCAGGAGATCGGCCGCTCCGGTCGCGACGGCCAGCCCGCCTCCGCCGTCCTGCACTACCGCTCCGAAGACCTGGGCCTGCGCACGTTCTTCGGCACCCACACCCCGGACGAGGAATCGCTCCTGGCCGTCCTCCAGGCACTGCGCGACGCCGGCGGGCCGGTGAAGCAGAAGGCCCTCGCCGAGCAGACCGGCTTCTCCCCGCGCAGGCTCACCGGACTGCTGAACCAGCTGCAGGAAACCCGCGCCGTCAAGGCCGGCAAGCGCGGCATCCGGCTGGAAGCGGACGCCAAGCTGCCCGCGGTGGTGGAACGCGCCGTCGAACATGCCGCAGCACGCCAGCGGGTGGACCGCTCCCGCATCGAGATGATGCGCGGCTACGCCGAAACGGACGCCTGCCGACGCCAGTTCCTGCTGGGCTACTTCGGCGAGGACCTCCCCGAGCCCTGCGGCAACTGCGATACCTGCACCGACGGTTCCGCCTACGAAGAGGATTACGACGACGCCGCCGCGGCCGCCGCGGGCGGTGACCCTTTTCCGCTCCAGGCCGCCGTTGTCCACAAGGAATGGGGGCCGGGCCTGGTGATGCGGCACGAGGAGGACGTGATCACGGTGTTGTTCGAGAACGAAGGCTACAAAACGCTGTCCCGCCGGGCCGTGGCGGACGGGAAACTGCTGACGCTCGCGACGTGA